A genomic segment from Nicotiana tabacum cultivar K326 chromosome 9, ASM71507v2, whole genome shotgun sequence encodes:
- the LOC142164053 gene encoding uncharacterized protein LOC142164053 has protein sequence MMHGFIIDGDLELWDVIYNRSFIHMKTTDEPAVIVLKTRKEYNDADRKATEKNFRTKIILVCGIGPDEFNRISSCQSTKKIWEAIQIALEGTTQVKQSKIDMLTTKYELFRMKDDESIQDMHT, from the coding sequence ATGATGCATGGCTTTATCATAGATGGGGATTTAGAGCTCTGGGATGTTATCTACAATAGATCCTTCATCCATATGAAGACCACTGACGAACCAGCAGTGATAGTTCTCAAAACAAGGAAGGAATACAACGATGCTGACCGCAAAGCTACAGAGAAGAACTTTCGAACAAAAATAATCCTCGTCTGTGGTATTGGACCAGATGAGTTCAACAGGATCTCTTCCTGTCAATCAACCAAGAAGATCTGGGAAGCTATCCAAATAGCACTCGAAGGAACAACTCAAGTCAAGCAGTCAAAGATCGATATGCTCACCACTAAGTAtgaactcttcaggatgaaggatgatgaatccATTCAAGACATGCACACTTGA